One genomic region from Spirosoma sp. KCTC 42546 encodes:
- a CDS encoding DegT/DnrJ/EryC1/StrS aminotransferase family protein, giving the protein MSHSNVSRREFLKRNSLTGLGALLTPSALTNIPALPPETAPKTDIKPGPFSVAAPPALLGGKPVRTAQWPTWPLWKPEQDEKQLLEVIRSGIWSRGNVVSEFEAKWAAALGVKRSLAVVNGTNAIMAALAQLDIRGGDEVLVPPYTFIGTVAPVLATGAMPIFVDVDPETFQIDPAKIEAKITPRTKAIIPVHILGLPANMPKILAIAKKHNLVVIEDACQAHLAEINHQKVGTFGHAGCFSFQNSKNLAIGEGGAIVSNDDAFMDRCFSYHNYGNPYGMVSGVIGAGTLIQGTKLRLTEYQAAIGLAQLKRLDAETTTRNTNAAYLKARIKNIPGIVPYKLYDDVTRAAFHLFPFRYKKEAFKGLSREVFMKALTAEGVPCSKGYATLNNMPYLNDAFQSKNFQKMYPKAMLNFNSYVERNHCPQNDRLCNEEAVWFTQNMLLGSQADMDEIANAIEKIYTHADKLLSQK; this is encoded by the coding sequence ATGTCGCATTCCAATGTTTCAAGAAGGGAGTTTTTAAAGCGAAACTCGTTAACGGGTCTGGGTGCCCTCCTGACGCCTTCAGCACTCACAAATATTCCAGCCCTCCCCCCCGAAACGGCACCGAAAACGGATATAAAACCGGGTCCGTTTTCGGTAGCAGCGCCCCCGGCCTTATTGGGCGGCAAACCCGTTCGAACCGCCCAATGGCCAACCTGGCCCCTCTGGAAACCCGAACAGGACGAAAAGCAGTTGCTGGAGGTGATCCGTAGTGGCATCTGGTCAAGGGGCAACGTGGTGAGTGAGTTTGAAGCCAAATGGGCCGCGGCTCTGGGCGTCAAACGCTCACTGGCGGTTGTGAATGGAACCAACGCTATCATGGCGGCATTGGCGCAACTGGATATTCGCGGGGGCGATGAAGTGCTGGTACCGCCCTATACGTTTATTGGAACGGTAGCTCCCGTTTTGGCGACAGGTGCCATGCCCATATTCGTGGATGTTGACCCAGAAACGTTCCAGATCGACCCGGCTAAGATTGAAGCAAAGATCACCCCTCGGACGAAGGCGATTATTCCAGTGCATATTCTGGGCTTACCCGCCAACATGCCCAAGATTCTGGCCATTGCGAAAAAACACAATCTAGTCGTGATCGAGGATGCCTGCCAGGCGCATCTGGCGGAGATCAATCACCAGAAAGTGGGCACCTTCGGGCATGCCGGCTGCTTTAGCTTCCAGAATTCCAAGAACTTAGCCATTGGTGAAGGCGGAGCTATTGTGAGCAATGATGATGCCTTTATGGATCGCTGTTTCTCGTATCATAACTACGGAAATCCCTACGGCATGGTGTCGGGCGTGATTGGGGCTGGCACGCTCATTCAGGGCACAAAACTTCGGTTAACCGAGTATCAGGCGGCTATTGGACTGGCGCAGTTAAAGCGGCTTGATGCCGAAACAACCACCCGAAACACGAATGCGGCTTATTTGAAAGCCAGGATTAAGAATATTCCGGGCATTGTCCCCTATAAACTCTACGACGATGTAACCCGGGCGGCTTTCCACCTTTTCCCCTTCCGGTACAAGAAAGAAGCCTTCAAAGGTTTATCGCGCGAGGTGTTTATGAAGGCACTTACGGCGGAGGGAGTTCCCTGCTCGAAAGGATACGCTACGCTGAATAACATGCCCTACCTCAACGACGCGTTCCAATCGAAAAATTTTCAGAAGATGTATCCCAAGGCGATGCTGAATTTCAACAGCTACGTTGAGCGGAACCACTGCCCGCAAAACGACCGGCTTTGTAATGAAGAGGCCGTCTGGTTTACCCAGAATATGCTGCTGGGCAGTCAGGCCGACATGGATGAAATTGCCAACGCCATCGAGAAAATTTACACCCACGCCGATAAACTCCTGAGTCAGAAATGA
- a CDS encoding neutral/alkaline non-lysosomal ceramidase N-terminal domain-containing protein: MRNVLRFVWLAWLGALINVPASATGWKAGTASVVITPKEPQWQAGYASRTHAADGKIHDLWAKALALEDETGKRAVLVTTDMLGFPKAMSDRIRERLNSQFGLSKAQIILNSSHTHSGPVLDNALQDIYPLDATEQAKINRYSRWLEAQIVTLVGQAFQKLEPVALFSQNGVTRFQINRRNNKEGALLEQTELKGPNDYAVPVIKVVDARGKLKTIVFGYACHPTVLDLYQWSGDYAGFAQLELEKAHPGVTALFFQGAAGDQNPLPRRTIPLARQYGRELAAAVDRVLDEPMRNLSAQLRTAYSEIDLPLSAPPSEAELTKTIQENDGYLKRWATRMLAETKQGKPFVRSYPYPMQIWQLGNQSILSFGGELVIQYALDCKKRFGQDSFVMGYSNDVMGYIPSTTILQEGGYEGASSQMVYGLPSIWAPNVPNLIDQEINRLANQIGMQKLK; encoded by the coding sequence ATGAGAAACGTATTGAGGTTTGTCTGGCTGGCATGGCTTGGGGCTTTGATCAATGTCCCGGCCTCGGCTACGGGCTGGAAAGCGGGTACTGCCAGCGTGGTCATCACGCCCAAAGAACCGCAATGGCAGGCGGGTTATGCCTCCCGTACCCACGCTGCCGACGGCAAAATCCACGATTTATGGGCTAAAGCGCTGGCATTGGAAGATGAAACGGGCAAGCGGGCCGTTCTGGTCACCACCGATATGCTCGGCTTTCCCAAAGCCATGTCGGATCGTATTCGCGAACGCCTGAACAGCCAGTTTGGTCTCTCCAAAGCCCAGATCATTCTCAACAGCTCACATACCCATTCGGGGCCCGTGCTGGATAACGCGCTACAGGACATTTACCCCCTCGATGCGACCGAGCAGGCTAAAATTAACCGGTACTCCCGATGGCTGGAAGCGCAGATCGTGACCCTGGTTGGTCAGGCGTTCCAGAAGCTGGAACCCGTTGCGCTATTCTCCCAAAACGGGGTTACGCGCTTTCAGATAAATCGGCGAAACAACAAAGAAGGTGCCCTGCTGGAACAAACCGAACTGAAAGGCCCGAACGACTATGCCGTTCCGGTCATCAAGGTTGTTGATGCCAGGGGTAAACTCAAAACCATTGTGTTTGGGTACGCCTGCCACCCTACGGTGCTGGATTTGTACCAATGGTCGGGCGATTACGCGGGCTTTGCGCAACTGGAGTTGGAGAAAGCCCATCCCGGTGTAACGGCATTGTTTTTTCAGGGTGCCGCTGGCGATCAGAATCCGCTACCCCGCCGTACCATACCCCTCGCCCGGCAGTATGGGCGGGAGCTGGCCGCAGCCGTCGACCGGGTCCTTGATGAACCCATGCGGAACCTGAGCGCGCAGCTTCGTACGGCCTATTCAGAAATTGACCTACCCCTTTCCGCTCCACCCTCCGAAGCGGAATTGACGAAGACCATCCAGGAAAACGACGGATACCTGAAACGCTGGGCGACGCGGATGCTGGCCGAAACGAAGCAGGGCAAACCGTTTGTCAGGAGTTACCCTTACCCCATGCAGATCTGGCAATTGGGCAACCAGTCCATCCTGAGTTTTGGTGGCGAACTTGTTATCCAGTACGCCCTCGACTGTAAGAAACGCTTCGGGCAGGATAGTTTCGTGATGGGCTATTCCAACGATGTAATGGGTTACATTCCCTCAACCACCATTTTGCAGGAAGGTGGTTACGAAGGCGCTTCCTCGCAAATGGTCTACGGCCTACCAAGTATCTGGGCACCAAACGTACCGAACCTGATTGACCAGGAAATAAACCGGCTGGCCAATCAGATTGGCATGCAGAAGCTGAAGTAA